Part of the Hemibagrus wyckioides isolate EC202008001 linkage group LG09, SWU_Hwy_1.0, whole genome shotgun sequence genome, AattgttgtgcattctgagatgctagTCTGCCCAATACAGATGTATTTGAATTAGCCTTTCTGCGTGCTCAAATTCGTCGACATTTTCTTCTCagaaaaggtttttgttttgtttttcgcaccTTTCTGTGTAAACcctagagactgctgtgtgtgaaaacttcaggagatcagcaatttCCGACACTCACGCCACCCAGTCTGGCACCAACATACCATACCGTGGTCAAAGTCACAGAAATCAATCACGCAGCGGTTTGATACGAACGTTGACCGAAGCCGTATCTGTGGTCACACGAATACATGGGTATATACAGTACCTTCTTTATAATGTGGTGAATGAATATGTTTGAAAAGATGAAgaccaaaacattttgaaatAGTCATCCCTTTATTTAGAAGGCCACACCACTCAGAGTTTAAGGAAccagcaaaaacacacacttctctcaaCCGAAGAGAAAAACTCCAAGCTCGATGGcctcatagaaaaaaaaaaggggtctGTCCGTCCTGGCCACACTTCCCCGTGTTTAAATATGCTTTAAATAGGGTATGGGTGttgatttaaaaatgattacagAGTTATAAAATATAAGCCCTGCAATAAAATGTTCAAGTATGTTTTTGACTTTcacttttactctttttttatgttttgtttttatatatatatatttgcgtCTATATGTTTATTTGTATGTCTCCGGGTGTGAAAGGAGGCAGCGGAGGCAGAGTAGTGTCCACTTCGGGAGCCTTCTCTGCAGCCTGGAGGAGAAAACaacaaataagaaagaaaaggaagcgGTTAGAAGTGTTTATTAGAGGAATAATCCAGAGGAAAGATCGTAAGGCACGTCATGTCATGTGTCACAACAGAACCATTTGGGCCGTGAGGTTTTCCACGTCATGATGTAGCAGTGGCAGCAGCTACTCCGGCTTTTTGTGTCGCGTCTTTCTTCGCCTGATGAGCCTGAAGTACAGCAACGGCCTCctctacctacacacacacacacacacacacacacacacacacgatgatgACGGATTAGCAAACCAAACTGGTTCCTAAGCACTGTATCATACAGTGCTTGGATAaggtaaggaataaaactctgttaaaggaaaataatcaatgacatggaggagtgatgatgtggagtTACTCTTACAAATCCaaggttgattatttttctataacagcacaccctgagatgttttattcctcttgtaccACAGCAATATGCCAACggttattaaagaatgacatcaTACTTTCTGTATGTTTATAGTTACGTTAAATATCATGGAATGTCCAcaaaaacaagttagttcctgttatcacttacactaCTACAGCtataatcattcattcattaataatattcattatttttgtcttattaacttaatTGTGAAGTTAATAAGTCAAAAACGCAGCTTGTCGTGTTACCATGAAACGTCTAAGTTCATGTATTTCAGggttttcatcatcatcatcatcatcatcagagatctgagagagtgtgtgttgtgttggccAGTCCATGCGGTTTTAATTCTGGACTGTATTGCGTGTGAAAATGTAGCAAATTCTGACCTTGGAGCGCAGAGACTCGTGGGACTCGAGCATGTGCAGAAGCTCAGAATTATCAATCTCCAGCAGCATCCCTGTGATCTTCCCTGCCAGAGTCGGGTGCATGGCCTGGATCAACGGGAACAGACGCTCACctgagaccgagagagagagagagagagggagagagggggggcagtgagagaggaaggaagagggaaagagagagagagggagggagaggaacagagaatgaacgagagagagagagagagagagagagagagggagagaaaaagagaggggggcagtgagagaggaaggaagagggaaagatagagagagagagaggggagagggagagagagagagagagagagagaggtggggggacagtgagagaggaaggaagagggaaagagagagagagagagggagaggaacagagaatgaacgagagggagagagagagggagagaaaaagagaggggggcagtgagagaggaaggaagagggaaagatatagagagagagagagagagagagagagaggggggagagagagagagaaagagacagtaagacagagagagagagaaagggagatggagagagagggaaagagagaaggagagagggagtgagagagcgagggagagagagagagagagagagagagtacattaGTGTATTGGGGAAGTGAATAAGAAAGTGAAGCAGATGGAGAATGAGGAACAGCACATACGAGGTGAAGGAGAAACAGGAGAAGATGCAGATAGAGATatagaggagagaaaaaagaagaatgagaaaaacaggaaaaatgagAAGCAGAAAAGGCGTGAGAGTGATTGAGTTCAATGACAATATTAAGGAGATAAGTGAGGAGcagaaggaggaaaagagagtGAAGGACAGAGgtgaaggacagaaaaaaagaggaaataaagAAGGGGATGAAGTGAGAGAGGTGAAGACTAGTCAGGGGTAGAGATCGGCCTTGTGGGTCTGAAACTTTgaattttaatgtgtgtgtgtgtgtgtgtgaaaatgtgtatgagtgtgtgtgtgtgtgtgtgtgtgaaaatgtgtatgagtgtgtgtgtgtgtgtgtgtgtgaaaatgtgtatgagtgtgtgtgtgtgtgtgtgtgtgaaaatgtgtatgagtgtgtgtgtgtgtgtgaaaatgtgtatgagtgtgtgtgtgtgtgtgaaaatgtgtatgagtgtgtgtttgtgtgtgaaaatgtgtatgagtgtgtgtttgtgtgttaaaatgtgtatgagtgtgtgtgtgtgtgtgaaaatgtgtatgagtgtgtgtgtgtgtgtgtaaaaatgtgtatgagtgtgtgtttgtgtgtgaaaatgtgtatgagtgtgtgtttgtgtgtgaaaaatgtgtatgagtgtgtgtgtgtgtgaaaatgtgtatgagtgtgtgtgtgtgtgaaaatgtgtatgagtgtgtgtgtgtgtgtgtgtgtaaaaatgtgtatgagtgtgtgtgtgtgtgtgtgtgtgtaaaaatgtgtatgagtgtgtgtgtttgtgtgtaaaaatgtgtatgagtgtgtgtgtgtgtaaaaatgtgtatgagtgtgtgtgtgtgtgtgtgtgtaaaaatgtgtatgagtgtgtgtgtgtgtgtaaaaatgtgtatgagtgtgtgtgtaaaaatgtgtgagtgtgtgtgtttgtgtgtaaaaatgtgtatgagtgtgtgtgtgtgtgtaaaaatgtgtatgagtgtgtgtgtttgtgtgtaaaaatgtgtatgagtgtgtgtgtgtgtgaaaatgtgtatgagtgtgtgtgtgtgtgaaaatgtgtatgagtgtgtgtgtgtgtgtaaaaatgtgtatgagtgtgtgtttgtgtgtgaaaatgtgtatgagtgtgtgtgtgtgtgaaaatgtgtatgagtgtgtgtgtgtgtgtaaaaatgtgtatgagtgtgtgtttgtgtgtaaaaatgtgtatgagtgtgtgtgtgtgtgaaaatgtgtatgagtgtgtgtgtgtgtgtaaaaatgtgtatgagtgtgtgtttgtgtgtgaaaatgtgtatgagtgtgtgtgtgtgtgtgaaaatgtgtatgagtgtgtgtgtgtgtgtgtgtgtgtgaaaatgtgtatgagtgtgtgtgtgtgtgtgaaaatgtgtatgagtgtgtgtgtgtgtgtgtgtgtgtgaaaatgtgtatgagtgtgtgtgtgtgtgtgtgtgaaaatgtgtatgagtgtgtgtgtgtgtgtgaaaatgtgtatgagtgtgtgtgtaaaaatgtgtatgagtgtgtgtgtgtgtgtgtaaaaatgtgtatgagtgtgtgtttgtgtgtgaaaatgtgtatgagtgtgtgtgtttgtgtgtgtgtgtaaaaatgtgtatgagtgtgtgtgtttgtgtgtgtgtgtaaaaatgtgtatgagtgtgtgtgtaaaaatgtgtatgagtgtgtgtgtgtgtgtgtaaaaatgtgtatgagtgtgtgtttgtgtgtgaaaatgtgtatgagtgtgtgtgtgtgtgtgtgtgtgtaaaaatgtgtatgagtgtgtgtgtttgtgtgtgtgtgtaaaaatgtgtatgagtgtgtgtgtaaaaatgtgtatgagtgtgtgtgtgtgtgtgtaaaaatgtgtatgagtgtgtgtttgtgtgtgaaaatgtgtatgagtgtgtgtgtttgtgtgtgaaaatgtgtatgagtgtgtgtgtgtgtgtgtgtgtgtgtgaaaatgtgtatgagtgtgtgtgtgtgtgtgtgtgtgaaaatgtgtatgagtgtgtgtgtgaaaatgtgtatgagtgtgtgtgtgtgtgaaaatgtgtatgagtgtgtgtgtgtgtgtgtgtgtgtaaaaatgtgtatgagtgtgtgtgtttgtgtgtgtgtgtaaaaatgtgtatgagtgtgtgtgtaaaaatgtgtatgagtgtgtgtgtgtttgtgtgtaaaaatgtgtatgagtgtgtgtgtgtgtgtaaaaatgtgtatgagtgtgtgtttgtgtttgtgtgtaaaaatgtgtatgagtgtgtgtttgtgtgtgtgtgtaaaaatgtgtatgagtgtgtgtgtttgtgtgtaaaaatgtgtatgagtgtgtgtgtgtgtgtaaaaatgtgtacgagtgtgtgtgtttgtgtgtgtgtgtaaaaatgtgtatgagtgtgtgtgtgtgtgtaaaaatgtgtatgagtgtgtgtgtgtgtaaaaatgtgtatgagtgtgtgtgtgtgtgtgtgtgtgtgtgtaaaaatgtgtatgagtgtgtgtgtgtgtaaaaatgtgtacgagtgtgtgtgtttgtgtgtgtgtgtaaaaatgtgtatgagtgtgtgtgtgtgtgtaaaaatgtgtatgagtgtgtgtgtgtgtgtggaaactaATCCAACTGTCCCACTTACCCAACATCTGCTTCTGTTCCTGAGGCGGAGCTGCAGCCAGCATGGAGGCCGTCAGAGGCTCCTGACCCTGTACATGCACCGCTGGCTGGGcctgcaaacacaaacacacactaacacatccTCCAACTTCCTATCTTATCAAGAACATCCATTTCAACAGGTCCGCCTACTATATAAGTCATTTTATGAGTGTGAAATGAGTGAGTAGGTGTTGACTCCGTGAGTACGTCTGCTCTCACACCTATTAGTCTTGTTGATTCTGAATCACAGTGAAATCTGATGCTAGCAGTTTATTCGCTAGAAGATATGGATTTCTTTCACACTACACTTAATTAAACAAACTGAAATGCAAAAAACATGTCCAAAGAGTGTGCAGGATTTAAGATATACGGTGGAAAACAAAGCTTTGTGTGTAGAAACCTGGGCAGAATGAACACAGACCCAAAAGTGATTAAATTACAATCTAATTTCATTAATAACAGTTCCAATAGTTAATTAATAATAGTTCTAACATTTTGTGTGTCgaattcagtttttattttctctttattttctgttgGTTCGAATTTTCAGGCTACATGGAATTTCTGCAGCGCTACAGCTCTGTCATTTGGCTCATCTCACAGAACATTTGGTTCATTTCCTACAGTTGAGTCGATGAGTTAAATTGCTTTCTCGAACCTCTCTAACTGGAGCCACACTGAGACCGGGTCGAGTGGTTTGTCCTGTGCCTGAGGGTGTTCACTGTTTTCTCAACACTAAAGAGGAAAAAGCACAAACTAAACACTGCGTTAGAACTTGTACCAGCACCATGTCCGTGTCACTGCCACCTTAGCGATCCCAGTCGGGGCCAATAGATCACTTCTCTGCCTTTTGGTTATGTTCTTTATTCTCACTTTGAGAAGGCGACAGTTTTGGTTATGGTTCTGTGTAAGTTCTTATTTtgggctcaagtggttaaggctctgggttgttgatcggaagataaggggtcaagccccagcaccgccaagctgccaccgttgggcccttgagcaaagccctcgACTCCCCCCTGGTCCACGGGcgactgaccctgcgctctgaccctaatgctccaaggatgggatatgcaaagaaagaatttcactgtgcagtaatgtgacaaataaaggcttcttaaaACTTACATATGTACCTCCTACATTAGCCAATACCAGTCGCTATAGAAACAATCAcgtattagaatgagtgcattaattaacactttctgaccaatcagaatccagaagtCATAGGCGCTGTGGTATAATCTGCTTATTATTGCATTAAAAGCATTACTGAAGCATTAAAGCATTCGTTTCTAAGTTCTGGAGAAGAGTACCTGTTGTAAGGTGATGGGTTGGACTACTTGAGGCTGGGTGTTGCGCACCGCGGTGGCATATTTGTAGGGTGGCATGGCACGTGGTGTAGTTACCCCGAGTCCAGGGCGAGCCCCCATGGGCTGACCGCTGCCAGCTGTAGAGCAGAGCAAAAGAACTCAATTCCAAACCCTCCTGATTTACCAGTTTGTAAGCAGAACTTCATGGACCATGTTAGCAGTATGAGCAGGTGGTCAGTGGGGTTCGCTCACCCCCTCTCTGGGCACCTGTTGGCATTGCGCGGGGTCCCTGGGCATTGGCATTGGGTGCAATATGACGGATGCTGGCACGGGGGCCGGGTTGGCGCAACGAGTTGGGCACGGCCTGGAAGCCtccctgacctctgaccccttGCTGTTGCCAGCGTGGGTTCGGTCTCATCTGGGTGAGCTGACTGGGGGCGTAGTACGTGGTTCTGTTCTGGGCCTGTGGGATTGTGGGATAGAAAAAAACAAGCTCTCAAAGTTAAAGCACTTCTCAAGATCAATACAAGGCAAGAATATTACCACTTCTATCAAGAGCTCATGCTAATACTCACTCTTCACCAGAAATAATGCTAATGCACTTCATTCTTCACAAGAGACAATGCTAAGACTCTTCACAGctaattcttttcatttttcagtaGAACTCATGCTATTGCTCTTCACTCAGTAATGATTACACATATCGTTAGCTTATGTGGAGCCTCCTCTGTATATGTGAATGAGATGTCGCTATAGAAACGATCCCGTATCAGAaggagtgtgttaatataaataaatctttgatgtgtagctgcactactgtcagagaaaactaatcaacactcTCTGTCACGTCTGTGTGGAGCAGAGGGTGAATCTGACCTGCGGCACGGCGGGCATGAAGTATCCGCTGGTGGGCTGGAACTGGTTGATGATGGCGTTAGCGGGCATGGCTCTCATCCCGGCGATGCGCTGCATGTACTGGTTGGTGAGGTGAGCTTTACGCTCCTCTTTGCGCTGCGCCAGCGCCACGTACAGTGGCTTGGAGCCCACGATGCGGCCGTTCATCTCCGTCACGGCCTTTGTGGCCTCCTCAGGAGAGGAGAAGCAGACGAAGCCGAAGCCTTTAGAACGTCCTTCCTCCAGCATCACCTAGAGCAGGAGACACAAATATTTACAGAACGCAAAGATTTAAAGAAGCAGATCAGCGCGTTGGTTCTGACCGGAGGCAGGGCTTATTTCTGggcctgaaaaaaaaatccagtaaaTAAAACTACTGtaaatcattatttttctaataatctaattagtgtcattttaagttaattattagtgttttaatcattttcattcaatattttaaaagataattctaattatttaattaaattttttattctcattttaaTTCTAATAAATGCAACTAATATCATTTTAGTGCTTgtttctaattattttattacttacaaGTCTAATTTTAACTAGAATCAATTTAATTATGAATATATAATAAGTACCTAATTATTGTaactatttaattatttaaataaaattaaatataaaaatttataataattagaataataCGTCTAATTATTCTCATTCTACACATTAcagttatttaatttaatttcatttttatttaatttttatttatttattttattttattttttgctgaaaAGTAAACaggtaaacaggaagtgaatttATTTGCTAGCGCTGACCTTGGCGCTGGTGATGGAGCCGAAAGGAGAGAATTCTTTGCGCAGTTTCTCGTCGTCGATGGTGTCGTCCAGATTTTTGATGTACAAGTTCACACCCTGGAAATAAATATCAGTGTTATGTAAAGTAGCGACAGTTTAGCTTTCGGTTTGCATGATGCTAACTGGTAGTCATGAGATTCCATGGCTTGTTAGCTTAGTTAGCATTCTGAGCTACCTGGTATCTGCTGATCCTCTCCTGCTTGAGCTGCTCGAACTTCCTCTTCAGCTCGGCTTGTCTCTCCATTTTCTTCTGAGCGCGTCCCACGAACACGGTCTTACCGTTCAGCTCTGTGCCGTTCATCTCCTCCACGGCCTGGGAGTGCAAAAACACGCTGCCCTTAATTCATCCATTTATCAATCCATCTCTCctttcattcatctatccatccatgcatccatccatccatccatgtatccatccacgctttcatccatccatcctttatttcatttatacaattatccatccatcattctacACTCATctatttccatccatcctttcactCATCCAGCATTTATTCATCCATACATACAGCTGtgaattttttcattcatctttCCAACTAGCCATATAAtgctttatccatccatccatctatccatccatccatgcatccctCTTTGCACCCTTTCATTCATACATTCGTTTATCCAGCCTTttccccatccatccattcatgcaTCCATACAaccattcatccctccatccatctttctataTTAATCTTTcttctgtccattcatccatcatttTGTATGTTTCCATTAACATCCATACACTCAACTATGCATTCTTTCATCCACCTAACTatccatatttttttctattcatccatctttcTATATGATGTTTTCTTgcttcctttcattcattcatccattcttccttccttccttccatccatccatccatccatctagttAGCCATATACTgtttcatttatccatccatccatccatccatctctacactttttttccatccatccatccatccatgcatccttctctacactttttcTTCCATTAATCCACcgatctatccatccatccacccatccatagTCTGTACTGTGAGAACGAGGAGTCACTTTATACGAAGAATAAAAACCTACAACGTCTACAATCTACAAACTCGCTCTGAAAACAGACCCAAGCCAAATTCTGCAACCATACATACATTCGTCTCtgcatccatccctccatctttgCCTCCTTTCATCTGTATACTCTACTCTAGCTGTGtcatctgtccatcacactcatccaTCAAAAGACACTGAGTTACAAGCCTTCACGTGACGTTCTAGCAGGAAATGTAGCTTTAACGTGGGGTGATGGCGTTTGTACCACACCTTGTTAGCATCTTCGTGTTTCTCGTAGCTGACGAAGCCGAATCCTCGTGATTTGCCCATGGGATCGGTCATCACTTTCACACTCAGAGTTTTACCTGCAGGTGAGAAAAGACAgataaaagatgttttttttctccagcttcgaaaaaaaatctttttctacTGTGtatatagaaatgttaaaatggATAATTACATATTGCTAACAATTCTGATAACAATTAACAatcaaaattaaaattaaagcattatatttttttttagaaaatagtGTCAAAATAAGCATTCGAATaggaatatttaaaaataatataatattaaattatataatataaaatcaaaatgtttaatttttaaaaaaaaatacagaaaaatgttaaaaatgttagaATCAATAAGAGGTGTGCTTTATCATAAAATCAGTGTTTGATAAAACAATGAACAttttacttaataaataaacacataaatgaGGATGTAAAAAgtcagaataaaatataaatgaaattattccattcttttatatttattataaactgaGCGCTACACTCGTACTGAAACGCGCTTCTCGCTACCGTATTTATCGAAGATTTCTTTCAGCCTGTCGTCGTCCATGTCCTCGCCGAAGTTTTTGATGTAGACGTTGGTGAACTCTTTGGCTTTGGCGCCGAGCTCggcctctctctccttcctggATTTAAACCTTCCCACGAACCTGAACAGTACAGATAAAAAGAGATGTGACTTGAGTGGAAACAGAACAGAGCTGCTGTGTCCAAAATCCCTCACTGCCATTACAGTGAAGGACTGGAAGTGAAGGACAGTGAaggaggccacgcctccttcattaacacagacaggcacataggccacgcctccttcattaacacagaaaggcacataggccacacctccatcattaacagacaggcacataggccacgcctccttcattaacacagacaggcacataggccacgcctccatcattaacacagacaggcacataggccacacctccatcattaacacagacaggcacataggccatacctccatcattaacacagacaggcacataggccatgcctccatcattaacacagacaggcacataggccatacctccatcactaacacagacag contains:
- the pabpc4 gene encoding polyadenylate-binding protein 4 isoform X1, whose protein sequence is MNAAGSSYPMASLYVGDLHPDITEAMLYEKFSPAGPVLSIRVCRDMITRRSLGYAYVNFQQPADAERALDTMNFDVVKGKPIRIMWSQRDPSLRKSGVGNVFIKNLDKSIDNKALYDTFSAFGNILSCKVVCDENGSKGYAFVHFETQDAADRAIEKMNGMLLNDRKVFVGRFKSRKEREAELGAKAKEFTNVYIKNFGEDMDDDRLKEIFDKYGKTLSVKVMTDPMGKSRGFGFVSYEKHEDANKAVEEMNGTELNGKTVFVGRAQKKMERQAELKRKFEQLKQERISRYQGVNLYIKNLDDTIDDEKLRKEFSPFGSITSAKVMLEEGRSKGFGFVCFSSPEEATKAVTEMNGRIVGSKPLYVALAQRKEERKAHLTNQYMQRIAGMRAMPANAIINQFQPTSGYFMPAVPQAQNRTTYYAPSQLTQMRPNPRWQQQGVRGQGGFQAVPNSLRQPGPRASIRHIAPNANAQGPRAMPTGAQRGAGSGQPMGARPGLGVTTPRAMPPYKYATAVRNTQPQVVQPITLQQAQPAVHVQGQEPLTASMLAAAPPQEQKQMLGERLFPLIQAMHPTLAGKITGMLLEIDNSELLHMLESHESLRSKVEEAVAVLQAHQAKKDATQKAGVAAATATS
- the pabpc4 gene encoding polyadenylate-binding protein 4 isoform X2 translates to MNAAGSSYPMASLYVGDLHPDITEAMLYEKFSPAGPVLSIRVCRDMITRRSLGYAYVNFQQPADAERALDTMNFDVVKGKPIRIMWSQRDPSLRKSGVGNVFIKNLDKSIDNKALYDTFSAFGNILSCKVVCDENGSKGYAFVHFETQDAADRAIEKMNGMLLNDRKVFVGRFKSRKEREAELGAKAKEFTNVYIKNFGEDMDDDRLKEIFDKYGKTLSVKVMTDPMGKSRGFGFVSYEKHEDANKAVEEMNGTELNGKTVFVGRAQKKMERQAELKRKFEQLKQERISRYQGVNLYIKNLDDTIDDEKLRKEFSPFGSITSAKVMLEEGRSKGFGFVCFSSPEEATKAVTEMNGRIVGSKPLYVALAQRKEERKAHLTNQYMQRIAGMRAMPANAIINQFQPTSGYFMPAVPQAQNRTTYYAPSQLTQMRPNPRWQQQGVRGQGGFQAVPNSLRQPGPRASIRHIAPNANAQGPRAMPTAGSGQPMGARPGLGVTTPRAMPPYKYATAVRNTQPQVVQPITLQQAQPAVHVQGQEPLTASMLAAAPPQEQKQMLGERLFPLIQAMHPTLAGKITGMLLEIDNSELLHMLESHESLRSKVEEAVAVLQAHQAKKDATQKAGVAAATATS